One window of Cryptomeria japonica unplaced genomic scaffold, Sugi_1.0 HiC_scaffold_467, whole genome shotgun sequence genomic DNA carries:
- the LOC131070530 gene encoding polygalacturonase-like, producing the protein MRSMARPGQNLHVKNLVLVALYLVIMAVEAQLITSSNRYLRASTISLASTQGSNGRSFGVQNYGAVGDGEHDDTEAFTRAWNDACKASSATLNVPGGKTFLVNNLKFQGPCQPGFTFQVDGTIVAPENPSSWKSTYVWLLFEHLQQFTLTGKGTIDGKGSNWWGKHKSRPTAIQFNDVKGSALSGLKVTNSPQFHVTLTNCDSVQIVGITIQAPESSPNTDGIDTFQSTNIVIKDSTIGTGDDCVGIGDGSSNININDITCGPGHGISIGSLGRGNTKADVHSIHVNGAKLTSTTNGLRIKTWPGGSGVASDITYDNVQMEDVSNPIIINQFYCDTGDTGSGCKSQGSAVKISNVEYSNIRGTSATEDGITLSCSQSGSCTGIKMEKIDLVTGSGAQASCNAQNVQGGNSIPSRCLGNNGQ; encoded by the exons ATGAGATCAATGGCTCGACCAGGTCAAAATCTTCATGTGAAAAATTTGGTCTTGGTGGCCTTATATTTGGTCATCATGGCAGTTGAAGCCCAGTTAATCACATCCAGTAACAGATATCTTAGGGCTTCTACAATATCTCTGGCCTCTACTCAGGGTAGTAATGGAAGAAGTTTTGGCGTACAAAATTATGGTGCAGTGGGTGATGGAGAGCACGACGATACTGAG GCGTTTACTCGTGCATGGAATGATGCTTGTAAAGCGTCGTCTGCAACTTTGAATGTGCCAGGTGGCAAGACTTTTCTGGTCAACAATCTAAAATTCCAGGGACCGTGTCAGCCTGGTTTCACATTTCAG GTCGATGGAACTATTGTTGCCCCAGAAAATCCGAGCAGCTGGAAGAGCACATATGTGTGGTTGTTGTTCGAGCATCTTCAACAATTTACATTGACAGGGAAGGGCACTATTGACGGAAAAGGAAGTAATTGGTGGGGTAAACATAAAAGTAGACCAACG GCCATTCAATTCAATGATGTGAAAGGGAGTGCACTGAGTGGACTGAAGGTGACAAACAGTCCTCAATTTCATGTCACATTGACAAATTGTGACAGTGTCCAGATCGTGGGTATTACCATTCAGGCACCAGAAAGCAGCCCAAACACTGATGGAATTGATACGTTCCAATCCACAAACATAGTCATAAAAGATTCCACTATTGGAACAG GAGATGACTGTGTGGGGATAGGTGATGGGTCTTCAAATATTAACATCAATGATATCACATGCGGTCCAGGCCATGGAATAAG CATTGGAAGTCTTGGAAGAGGAAACACGAAAGCAGATGTCCATTCGATTCACGTGAACGGCGCCAAGTTGACATCAACAACGAATGGATTAAGAATCAAGACATGGCCG GGGGGTTCTGGCGTGGCAAGTGATATAACATATGACAATGTCCAGATGGAAGACGTAAGCAACCCAATAATAATTAACCAATTCTACTGCGACACAGGGGACACTGGGTCTGGTTGCAAGTCTCAG GGTTCTGCTGTGAAAATCAGTAATGTAGAATACAGTAATATCAGGGGCACATCAGCAACAGAAGACGGAATCACATTGTCGTGCAGCCAAAGCGGATCTTGCACGGGCATAAAAATGGAGAAAATAGATTTGGTAACTGGCTCAGGGGCGCAAGCCTCTTGTAATGCCCAAAACGTACAGGGTGGAAATTCGATTCCTTCACGTTGTCTGGGCAACAATGGCCAATGA